The Daucus carota subsp. sativus chromosome 2, DH1 v3.0, whole genome shotgun sequence genome includes a window with the following:
- the LOC108209565 gene encoding SKP1-like protein 20 isoform X1: MAWKYARHPIQVKFSQVKKTESMSNNLLASASSGAEREAKNAEIMKSYAWIQTADGSIQEVEREVVTLWPTIDPEMKKGLGSSQNSPIILHPRVAPTTLSLVIDYCRFHLAHKSFQEHETFVEKFLQMDARRLADLLNVAVYLRLGPLLNSTKKALGQKIGDKSKEEIWDMLHLYDDLPEEGKMKLSTYSDGDSRRRLLKKCYAKHKKSIQENLEILKDFVTGVEPMQHEDTREVDDLVSYINGDTKGVKTSKKKKNRKKRKEHKITSSNSTSSEASASQEVIEKHDEGINASDSANDSVADMLDPLGTQDESINVAEDASDDDLVPAHDEKTDREVFEFAWILNLDPASIS; encoded by the exons ATGGCTTGGAAATATGCAAGGCATCCGATCCAG GTCAAATTTAGTCAAGTAAAGAAAACAGAATCTATGTCGAACAACCTTCTTGCCAGTGCCTCTTCGGGAGCTGAAAGAGAAGCAAAGAATGCAGAG ATAATGAAATCCTATGCATGGATTCAAACTGCTGACGGTTCCATCCAAGAAGTGGAACGAGAGGTTGTAACGTTATGGCCCACGATTGATCCTGAAATGAAAAAAGGACTTGGATCTTCACAGAACAGTCCTATAATACTACATCCAAGAGTCGCACCTACTACTTTGAGTTTGGTGATTGATTACTGCAGATTTCATCTAGCACACAAGTCTTTTCAG GAACACGAGACTTTTGTTGAGAAGTTTCTCCAAATGGATGCTAGACGTCTTGCTGATTTGCTTAATGTTGCAGTTTACCTGCGTCTGGGACCACTGCTTAATAGCACTAAAAAAGCTTTGGGCCAAAAGATTGGTGATAAATCCAAAGAAGAGATATGGGATATGCTGCACCTATATGATGATCTTCCAGAG GAAGGGAAGATGAAACTAAGTACGTACTCTGACGGTGATTCACGAAGGAGGCTTTTGAAAAAATGTTATGCAAAACATAAAAAGTCAATTCAAGAGAATTTAGAGATTCTGAAG GACTTCGTGACCGGAGTGGAGCCTATGCAACATGAAGATACACGTGAAGTTGATGATCTCGTATCATATATCAATGGAG ATACCAAGGGGGTCAAAActtctaaaaagaaaaagaaccgTAAAAAGCGGAAGGAGCACAAGATAACTTCTTCCAATAGTACTTCTTCAGAAGCTTCCGCTTCTCAGGAAGTCATCGAGAAGCATGATGAG GGAATAAATGCTTCTGATTCTGCAAATGATTCGGTCGCTGATATGTTAGATCCATTGGGCACTCAAGACGAGAGCATCAATGTTGCTGAAGATGCTTCTGATGATGATTTGGTTCCTGCTCATGATGAAAAGACTGATAG GGAAGTATTTGAATTCGCTTGGATACTAAATTTGGATCCGGcttctatttcttga
- the LOC108209565 gene encoding SKP1-like protein 20 isoform X2, with translation MSNNLLASASSGAEREAKNAEIMKSYAWIQTADGSIQEVEREVVTLWPTIDPEMKKGLGSSQNSPIILHPRVAPTTLSLVIDYCRFHLAHKSFQEHETFVEKFLQMDARRLADLLNVAVYLRLGPLLNSTKKALGQKIGDKSKEEIWDMLHLYDDLPEEGKMKLSTYSDGDSRRRLLKKCYAKHKKSIQENLEILKDFVTGVEPMQHEDTREVDDLVSYINGDTKGVKTSKKKKNRKKRKEHKITSSNSTSSEASASQEVIEKHDEGINASDSANDSVADMLDPLGTQDESINVAEDASDDDLVPAHDEKTDREVFEFAWILNLDPASIS, from the exons ATGTCGAACAACCTTCTTGCCAGTGCCTCTTCGGGAGCTGAAAGAGAAGCAAAGAATGCAGAG ATAATGAAATCCTATGCATGGATTCAAACTGCTGACGGTTCCATCCAAGAAGTGGAACGAGAGGTTGTAACGTTATGGCCCACGATTGATCCTGAAATGAAAAAAGGACTTGGATCTTCACAGAACAGTCCTATAATACTACATCCAAGAGTCGCACCTACTACTTTGAGTTTGGTGATTGATTACTGCAGATTTCATCTAGCACACAAGTCTTTTCAG GAACACGAGACTTTTGTTGAGAAGTTTCTCCAAATGGATGCTAGACGTCTTGCTGATTTGCTTAATGTTGCAGTTTACCTGCGTCTGGGACCACTGCTTAATAGCACTAAAAAAGCTTTGGGCCAAAAGATTGGTGATAAATCCAAAGAAGAGATATGGGATATGCTGCACCTATATGATGATCTTCCAGAG GAAGGGAAGATGAAACTAAGTACGTACTCTGACGGTGATTCACGAAGGAGGCTTTTGAAAAAATGTTATGCAAAACATAAAAAGTCAATTCAAGAGAATTTAGAGATTCTGAAG GACTTCGTGACCGGAGTGGAGCCTATGCAACATGAAGATACACGTGAAGTTGATGATCTCGTATCATATATCAATGGAG ATACCAAGGGGGTCAAAActtctaaaaagaaaaagaaccgTAAAAAGCGGAAGGAGCACAAGATAACTTCTTCCAATAGTACTTCTTCAGAAGCTTCCGCTTCTCAGGAAGTCATCGAGAAGCATGATGAG GGAATAAATGCTTCTGATTCTGCAAATGATTCGGTCGCTGATATGTTAGATCCATTGGGCACTCAAGACGAGAGCATCAATGTTGCTGAAGATGCTTCTGATGATGATTTGGTTCCTGCTCATGATGAAAAGACTGATAG GGAAGTATTTGAATTCGCTTGGATACTAAATTTGGATCCGGcttctatttcttga
- the LOC108208083 gene encoding uncharacterized protein LOC108208083, with protein MMQDPIGIPACFSSGDKAMDDSAAVTRSGQSVFMSAYRTKIADQCRLITVTWCKNLLLHGLSVSIEGPEGDSHYTCKVELKPWYFWRKQGSKRIVVDGKPVEIFWDLKAAKFNGETEPSSEYYVAVVSDEEVVLQLGDLKKDAYRKTGCRPALIDPILVSRKEHVFGKKKFLTRVKFHDKGRFHLISIECKMRSTQTSGSINSSNGIDPEMEIRIDGHLVIHVSHLQWKFRGNETIHLNKVRIEVYWDVHDWLFSPGLRHALFIFKPTLLSSSPSSLSVSSSPQFSSSLTSTPLSSKTGSSGSVEGIQGGGSSEFCLFLYAWKVE; from the coding sequence atgATGCAGGATCCTATTGGAATTCCAGCTTGCTTCTCATCAGGGGATAAGGCAATGGATGATTCTGCTGCAGTAACAAGGTCAGGCCAGAGTGTGTTCATGTCAGCCTACCGGACTAAAATTGCGGATCAATGTCGATTAATAACAGTTACATGGTGCAAGAATTTGCTACTACATGGCCTCTCGGTATCGATAGAAGGGCCCGAAGGAGATAGCCATTATACATGTAAGGTTGAGCTGAAGCCTTGGTACTTTTGGAGGAAGCAAGGGTCTAAGCGCATTGTGGTGGATGGTAAGCCTGTGGAGATCTTCTGGGACCTCAAGGCCGCCAAATTTAATGGCGAAACAGAGCCAAGCTCAGAGTACTATGTTGCAGTTGTGTCTGATGAAGAGGTTGTGTTACAGCTGGGGGATTTGAAGAAAGATGCTTACAGGAAAACAGGATGCAGGCCGGCTCTGATTGATCCCATTCTGGTTTCCAGAAAGGAACATGTATTCGGAAAGAAGAAGTTCTTGACAAGAGTTAAGTTTCATGACAAGGGTCGATTTCATTTGATATCAATAGAATGCAAAATGAGGAGTACTCAAACTAGTGGAAGCATCAATTCTTCAAATGGGATTGATCCAGAAATGGAGATTAGAATAGATGGGCATTTAGTGATTCATGTGAGTCATCTGCAGTGGAAGTTCAGAGGTAATGAGACAATTCATCTCAACAAGGTAAGAATAGAAGTGTACTGGGATGTTCATGACTGGCTCTTTAGTCCTGGTTTAAGGCATGCATTGTTTATTTTTAAACCTACATTACTATCCTCCTCTCCATCCTCATTATCAGTCTCATCCTCACCGCAATTCTCATCGTCTCTGACATCGACGCCATTGTCGTCCAAGACGGGGAGTTCGGGTTCAGTAGAAGGCATTCAGGGAGGAGGGTCATCAGAGTTTTGCCTGTTTCTTTATGCCTGGAAAGTTgaatag
- the LOC108206643 gene encoding uncharacterized protein LOC108206643: protein MERTRFNRNSFANEAKVAAGSPNGLQQKKITGNRRSVAEKQAPDLTDFMNDMFFGTAPKEKKVYNLTGSDKEDGSSEYDYDSSTRSNNSRLTQEWLEEAKRMVASSPTRSESPSRFGGSPKYARPQAQYQAPRLSLSTFDRRDPHNRSARRQRPVDGFGEEIVTKTVKNKNVTNQSVNDNSPTNAVQKWFSNILKPSDPAPQPVPDPSPPLPPRISTHRRSRFEAPPSPSPSQPDPNAQFLPPRTSFHRKTRFQSDPAVTQPLGIPPQPPTKRVFSPAPDPTRLLSPPKHLTESSHRRSISSSTCVLPEKQAQPPAVESGHRRSISSYSDQNSGELLKDINGFLKEQRVKIKKLISGEIDGTAKIVLSGPSNSTSSMLSAICYAWLLGTKMRNNKEGVEGDGSSVVVLPVINVRRGKMWKQRQAAWLFHHVGVNAKALLFSEEVDLEALMMAKKLSILVVGQDVLISNSEVGSQCTILTDNYCEDAYELLDTPILKKLLLAGILLDTQNLNTSTKLSMTRDAEAVQLLSVGCAPNYGNALYDQLMQDQRDGNFLEALRHNYGKPPSESSRVPVERRTPERNSYPEATVQTLDKNLNGKNERTSNATTNSANPKPVATKAVDSSGAKNKFSIGKWFGFGK from the exons ATGGAGAGAACTAGATTCAACCGAAACAGTTTTGccaatgaagctaaagttgctGCAGGCTCACCAAATGGCCTGCAACAGAAGAAAATAACCGGAAACAGGCGATCTGTGGCGGAAAAACAAGCGCCTGACCTGACTGATTTCATGAATGACATGTTTTTCGGCACAGCAcctaaggaaaagaaagtgtACAACCTGACAGGCAGCGATAAGGAGGATGGAAGTTCGGAATATGATTATGATTCGAGCACAAGAAGTAATAACAGTAGGTTAACTCAAGAGTGGCTTGAAGAAGCCAAGAGAATGGTGGCTTCTTCTCCTACTCGCTCCGAATCGCCTTCTCGCTTTGGAGGATCACCAAAATATGCAAGGCCACAGGCGCAGTACCAGGCACCCAGACTGTCACTGTCTACGTTCGATAGAAGAGACCCTCACAACAGGTCTGCTCGAAG ACAGAGACCTGTGGATGGGTTTGGAGAAGAAATAGTGACAAAAACAGTCAAAAACAAGAACGTCACCAACCAAAGCGTCAACGACAACTCTCCTACTAACGCCGTTCAAAAATGGTTCTCCAACATTCTCAAACCATCAGACCCGGCTCCACAACCCGTACCCGACCCGAGCCCTCCTCTCCCTCCACGCATCTCAACCCACCGTCGCTCCAGATTCGAAGCCCCACCGTCGCCCTCACCATCTCAACCCGACCCGAATGCCCAGTTCCTCCCGCCCCGAACATCTTTTCACCGTAAAACCCGATTTCAATCCGACCCGGCTGTGACCCAGCCACTGGGTATACCCCCTCAACCACCCACGAAACGGGTCTTCAGCCCGGCTCCGGATCCGACCCGGTTACTCTCGCCTCCAAAGCACCTGACCGAGTCTTCTCACCGGAGATCAATTTCGTCTTCCACCTGCGTTTTGCCGGAAAAACAAGCCCAGCCGCCGGCGGTGGAGTCGGGTCACCGGAGATCCATTTCATCGTATTCGGATCAGAACTCTGGTGAATTGTTGAAAGACATAAATGGCTTTTTGAAGGAGCAAAGAGTGAAAATAAAGAAGCTTATAAGTGGGGAGATTGATGGCACGGCCAAGATTGTACTCTCTGGCCCTTCTAACA gTACAAGTTCTATGTTGTCAGCGATATGCTATGCCTGGTTGCTGGGGACTAAAATGAGAAATAACAAGGAGGGAGTTGAGGGAGATGGCAGTTCAGTGGTGGTGTTGCCTGTGATAAATGTGAGGAGGGGGAAGATGTGGAAGCAACGGCAAGCAGCATGGCTGTTTCACCATGTTGGGGTTAATGCCAAAGCTCTGCTTTTTTCTGAAGAG GTAGACTTGGAAGCACTAATGATGGCTAAAAAGTTGAGTATACTTGTGGTCGGTCAGGATGTCCTTATAAGTAACAGTGAG GTTGGATCTCAGTGCACCATTCTTACGGATAATTACTGTGAGGATGCCTATGAACTACTTGATACCCCTATTCTGAAGAAACTTCTG CTTGCAGGTATTTTATTAGACACACAAAATTTGAACACGTCAACAAAATTGTCGATGACGAGAGATGCGGAGGCCGTCCAGTTGCTATCAGTTGGTTGTGCCCCCAATTATGGGAATGCTTTATATGACCAAC TAATGCAGGATCAAAGAGATGGTAATTTTTTGGAAGCTCTGCGACACAACTACGGAAAGCCTCCTAGTGAGA GTAGCAGAGTACCTGTGGAGCGGCGAACTCCAGAAAGAAATTCTTACCCTGAAGCAACTGTGCAAactttagataaaaatttgaacGGTAAAAATGAAAGAACCAGCAATGCAACTACCAATTCAG CTAATCCTAAACCAGTTGCCACCAAAGCAGTTGATTCCTCTGGTGCAAAGAATAAGTTTTCCATAGGAAAATGGTTTGGCTTCGGGAAATAG
- the LOC108206584 gene encoding manganese-dependent ADP-ribose/CDP-alcohol diphosphatase isoform X1: MTRTLKLQLAMGSQNTFVNAERNPLLSFGVITDVQYADIPDGHSFRGVPRYYRHSILVLQRAVQNWNKCQKLKFVINFGDIVDGFCPKDQSYNAVQKVVNEFDKFSGHVYHMIGNHCLYNLPRHKLLPLLKIPAPDRHAYYDFSPIPEYRFVVLDGYDISAIGWPEDHPNTEKALKFLSEKNPNSEKNSPEGLVNLDRRFLKFNGAVGEGQLEWLDRVLQDATNLNQKVVVCCHLPLDPGSSSKEALLWNYDEVMNVIHRYNCVKVCLGGHDHKGGHSIDSHGVHHRVLEAALECPPGTDAFGYIDVFDNRLSLFGTDRMDSTDMVFTP, translated from the exons ATGACTCGTACTTTGAAATTACAG TTGGCCATGGGCTCTCAAAATACATTTGTGAACGCAGAAAGGAACCCTCTTCTTTCATTTGGGGTGATAACTGATGTTCAGTATGCTGACATTCCTGATGGTCACTCCTTTCGCGGGGTTCCACGATATTATAGACACAGCATTCTTGTTCTACAGAGGGCAGTCCAGAACTGGAACAAGTGTCAGAAGCTTAAGTTTGTTATAAATTTTGGAGATATAGTTGATGGTTTCTGCCCAAAAGACCAGTCTTATAATGCTGTTCAAAAAGTTGTAaatgaatttgataaatttagTGGCCATGTCTACCACATGATTGGCAATCACTGCCTTTACAATCTCCCTCGCCATAAGTTGCTTCCTTTGTTGAAAATTCCTGCTCCTGACAGACATGCTTACTATGATTTTTCACCAATCCCGGAATACAGATTTGTAGTACTTGATGGCTATGATATCAGCGCTATAGGCTGGCCTGAAGATCATCCAAACACTGAAAAGGCCTTAAAATTTCTCAGTGAGAAGAATCCAAATTCAGAAAAGAATAGTCCAGAGGGATTGGTTAATCTTGACAGAAGGTTCCTCAAGTTCAACGGGGCAGTCGGGGAAGGACAGTTGGAATGGTTGGACCGTGTCTTACAGGATGCAACAAATTTAAATCAGAAGGTAGTGGTCTGCTGTCATCTGCCTCTGGATCCAGGATCATCATCCAAAGAAGCTCTCTTGTGGAACTATGACGAAGTAATGAATGTGATACACCGGTACAACTGTGTCAAGGTTTGCCTAGGTGGACATGATCATAAAGGAGGACACTCGATCGACTCCCATGGGGTACATCATCGTGTGCTAGAAGCAGCCCTTGAATGTCCCCCAGGCACGGATGCTTTCGGATATATAGATGTCTTTGACAATAGGTTATCACTTTTTGGTACGGATCGTATGGACAGCACTGACATGGTGTTCACCCCTTGA
- the LOC108206584 gene encoding manganese-dependent ADP-ribose/CDP-alcohol diphosphatase isoform X2, translated as MGSQNTFVNAERNPLLSFGVITDVQYADIPDGHSFRGVPRYYRHSILVLQRAVQNWNKCQKLKFVINFGDIVDGFCPKDQSYNAVQKVVNEFDKFSGHVYHMIGNHCLYNLPRHKLLPLLKIPAPDRHAYYDFSPIPEYRFVVLDGYDISAIGWPEDHPNTEKALKFLSEKNPNSEKNSPEGLVNLDRRFLKFNGAVGEGQLEWLDRVLQDATNLNQKVVVCCHLPLDPGSSSKEALLWNYDEVMNVIHRYNCVKVCLGGHDHKGGHSIDSHGVHHRVLEAALECPPGTDAFGYIDVFDNRLSLFGTDRMDSTDMVFTP; from the coding sequence ATGGGCTCTCAAAATACATTTGTGAACGCAGAAAGGAACCCTCTTCTTTCATTTGGGGTGATAACTGATGTTCAGTATGCTGACATTCCTGATGGTCACTCCTTTCGCGGGGTTCCACGATATTATAGACACAGCATTCTTGTTCTACAGAGGGCAGTCCAGAACTGGAACAAGTGTCAGAAGCTTAAGTTTGTTATAAATTTTGGAGATATAGTTGATGGTTTCTGCCCAAAAGACCAGTCTTATAATGCTGTTCAAAAAGTTGTAaatgaatttgataaatttagTGGCCATGTCTACCACATGATTGGCAATCACTGCCTTTACAATCTCCCTCGCCATAAGTTGCTTCCTTTGTTGAAAATTCCTGCTCCTGACAGACATGCTTACTATGATTTTTCACCAATCCCGGAATACAGATTTGTAGTACTTGATGGCTATGATATCAGCGCTATAGGCTGGCCTGAAGATCATCCAAACACTGAAAAGGCCTTAAAATTTCTCAGTGAGAAGAATCCAAATTCAGAAAAGAATAGTCCAGAGGGATTGGTTAATCTTGACAGAAGGTTCCTCAAGTTCAACGGGGCAGTCGGGGAAGGACAGTTGGAATGGTTGGACCGTGTCTTACAGGATGCAACAAATTTAAATCAGAAGGTAGTGGTCTGCTGTCATCTGCCTCTGGATCCAGGATCATCATCCAAAGAAGCTCTCTTGTGGAACTATGACGAAGTAATGAATGTGATACACCGGTACAACTGTGTCAAGGTTTGCCTAGGTGGACATGATCATAAAGGAGGACACTCGATCGACTCCCATGGGGTACATCATCGTGTGCTAGAAGCAGCCCTTGAATGTCCCCCAGGCACGGATGCTTTCGGATATATAGATGTCTTTGACAATAGGTTATCACTTTTTGGTACGGATCGTATGGACAGCACTGACATGGTGTTCACCCCTTGA
- the LOC108209907 gene encoding quinolinate synthase, chloroplastic, with product MDAAVAFNPSSLLSRLPSLNPNRLLPSHPSFYKPVLIKSIHTPIHTTAASKFPFKTTSLSCSAVTSSPPPLTDLAIDKLHRLASEFESLEPIDRVKLLLQYSALLQPLDESSKVVSNRVMGCTSQVWLVAELDEAGKMRFKADSDSEISRGFCSCLVSILDGADPEEVLSFKTDDLAPLSLASLQNSRVNTWHNVLISMQKRTKALVAERQGKKFGELFPSLIVTDDGVQAKGSYAEAQAKFLFPENSQVQELANLLKERKIGVVAHFYMDPEVQGVLTAAQSLWPHIYISDSLVMADMAVKMAKEGCQYITVLGVDFMSENVRAILDQAGFPDVGVYRMSEEKISCSLADAAASPAYMDYLATAPVSSPSLHVVYINTSLETKAHAHELVPTITCTSSNVVPTILQAFAEVPNLTVLYGPDSYMGANIAELFRQMTMMTDEEIAEIHPKHNRNSLKSLLPRLHYFQDGTCIVHDIFGSEVVERIKDMYCDAFLTAHFEVPGEMFSLAMEAKRRGMGVVGSTQNILDFIKQKLQEALDRNVSDHLQFVLGTESGMITAIVALVRKMLSVNSSRENKVSVEIVFPVSSDSVTRTSCSSPQGISLTEVGDFMKVPVIPGVASGEGCSINGGCASCPYMKMNSLASLLKVCQHLPNDSDRLSAYEARRFSLCTPNGKLISDVGCEPILHMRHFQASKKLPEKLISQIHNCSNDGNPASSS from the exons ATGGACGCCGCCGTAGCCTTCAATCCCTCGTCTCTCCTCTCCAGACTCCCCTCCTTAAACCCTAACCGCTTACTCCCCTCTCATCCCTCCTTCTATAAACCTGTCCTCATCAAATCTATACACACACCTATACACACAACAGCTGCCTCTAAATTCCCGTTCAAAACGACGTCGTTGTCGTGCTCCGCCGTCACGTCATCTCCGCCGCCGCTCACCGATCTCGCAATCGACAAGCTCCACCGTCTCGCATCGGAATTCGAGTCGCTCGAGCCGATTGATCGGGTCAAATTGCTGTTACAATACTCCGCGTTGTTACAGCCGTTGGATGAATCGTCGAAAGTCGTTTCGAATCGAGTCATGGGATGCACGTCACAGGTTTGGCTGGTGGCTGAATTAGATGAGGCTGGAAAAATGAGATTCAAGGCGGATAGTGATTCGGAGATTAGCCGAGGGTTTTGTTCGTGTTTGGTTTCGATTCTCGACGGGGCTGATCCGGAGGAGGTTTTGAGTTTCAAGACCGATGATTTGGCGCCGTTGAGTCTGGCTTCTTTGCAGAATTCTAGGGTTAATACTTGGCATAATGTGTTGATTAGTATGCAGAAGAGGACTAAGGCTTTGGTTGCTGAGAGACAGGGGAAGAAGTTTGGGGAATTGTTTCCGTCTCTCATTGTTACGGACGATGGTGTGCAAGCTAAAGGGAGCTATGCTGAAGCCCAG GCGAAATTTCTCTTCCCAGAGAACTCACAAGTTCAAGAACTGGCCAATTTGCTCAAGGAGAGAAAAATTGGTGTTGTTGCACACTTTTACATGGACCCTGAAGTCCAAGGTGTTCTGACTGCTGCTCAGAGTCTATGGCCTCACATTTATATATCCGACTCGTTGGTTATGGCTGATATGGCTGTGAAAATGGCAAAAGAAGGATGCCAGTATATAACTGTTTTAGGTgtagattttatgtcagaaaatGTGCGTGCGATCCTCGATCAGGCTGGATTTCCAGAT GTTGGCGTGTACAGGATGTCCGAAGAAAAAATTAGTTGTTCTTTGGCTGACGCTGCTGCCAGTCCTGCGTATATGGATTATCTTGCAACCGCTCCAGTGTCATCTCCCTCTTTGCATgttgtctatataaacacatcaCTGGAGACAAAAGCTCATGCTCATGAATTAGTGCCAACCATAACATGTACTTCTTCAAATGTTGTGCCAACCATTTTGCAG GCTTTTGCGGAAGTACCAAACTTAACTGTACTGTATGGTCCTGATTCCTACATGGGTGCAAATATTGCTGAGCTGTTTAGACAGATGACTATGATGACTGATGAAGAAATTGCCGAGATACATCCTAAACACAATAGGAATTCTCTGAAGTCATTACTTCCTCGTCTTCATTATTTTCAG GATGGAACTTGCATCGTACATGATATTTTTGGCTCTGAAGTAGTGGAGAGGATAAAGGATATGTATTGTGATGCATTCTTAACGGCTCATTTTGAAGTTCCTGGTGAAATGTTTTCTCTTGCTATGGAAGCAAAGAGAAGAGGAATGGGGGTGGTGGGTTCGACCCAAAACatattagattttatcaagCAGAAGTTACAAGAGGCTTTAGATAGAAATGTCAGCGACCATCTTCAGTTCGTACTGGGAACAGAGTCGGGAATGATAACTGCAATTGTTGCATTAGTTCGCAAGATGTTGTCCGTTAATTCCTCTAGGGAAAACAAAGTTAGCGTTGAAATCGTATTTCCTGTCTCGTCAGATTCTGTTACTAGAACATCATGCAGTTCACCTCAGGGTATAAGTTTGACTGAAGTTGGAGATTTTATGAAAGTTCCAGTTATACCCGGAGTAGCAAGTGGGGAAGGTTGTTCAATAAATGGAGGATGTGCATCCTGCCCTTACATGAAG ATGAATTCTCTAGCGTCACTACTTAAAGTTTGCCAGCACCTGCCAAATGACAGTGATAGACTTTCAGCTTATGAGGCTAGACGGTTTAGTCTGTGCACCCCTAATGGGAAATTAATTTCAGATGTTGGTTGTGAGCCGATACTGCATATGAGACATTTTCAG GCATCGAAAAAACTACCAGAGAAGCTCATTAGTCAAATACATAACTGTTCAAATGACGGAAATCCAGCATCATCTAGCTAA
- the LOC108209583 gene encoding serine/threonine-protein kinase AFC2 — protein sequence METERMIDFPHTNINMDRRPRKRQRLGWDVAPLPPPPPSMAELEFFCAQEVANFTSLSSGAPTENTNSLSSKGAARNGSPPWREDDKDGHYVFAVGDNLTSRYKIHSKMGEGTFGQVLECWDKEEKEMVAIKIVRGVEKYREAAMIEVDVLQQLGKNDKGSNCCVQLRNWFDYRNHVCIVFEKLGPSLYDFLRKNNYQSFPIDIVREIGRQLLDSVAFMHELRLIHTDLKPENILLTSSEYSRIPYYRGSSRSPKDSSYSKRIPKSSAIKVIDFGSTTYDRQDQTYIVSTRHYRAPEVILGLGWSYPCDIWSVGCILVELCSGDALFQTHENLEHLAMMERVLGPIPHHMLKRVDRHAEKYIRRGRLDWPEGAASRDSIKAVHKLPRLQNLIMQHVDHSAGDLIHLLQGLLRYDPSERLTAHEALKHSFFTKDSVRRS from the exons ATGGAGACGGAGCGCATGATCGACTTTCCCCACACCAACATAAACATGGATCGCCGTCCCCGAAAACGACAGCGTTTGGGCTGGGACGTCGCTCCCCTCCCTCCTCCCCCTCCCTCTATG GCTGAGCTAGAATTTTTTTGTGCGCAAGAAGTTGCAAATTTCACAAGCCTTTCATCGGGAGCACCTACAGAAAATACCAATTCTTTGTCTTCGAAGGGAGCGGCTCGAAATGGCTCTCCCCCATGGCGTGAAGATGACAAAGATGGACATTATGTGTTTGCTGTTGGGGATAATCTAACATCCCGCT ATAAGATTCACAGCAAGATGGGTGAAG GCACCTTTGGTCAAGTTTTAGAATGCTGGGACAAGGAGGAGAAAGAAATGGTAGCAATTAAAATTGTTCGGGGTGTTGAAAAATATCGGGAAGCGGCTATGATTGAAGTTGATGTGCTGCAACAACTTGGTAAAAATGACAAAGGGAGTAACTG CTGTGTGCAATTAAGGAACTGGTTTGACTATCGTAACCATGTCTGTATT GTCTTTGAGAAGCTTGGACCAAGCTTATACGATTTTCTACGGAAAAACAATTATCAATCCTTTCCCATTGATATTGTACGCGAGATTGGCAGACAACTGCTGGACAGTGTAGCAT TCATGCATGAATTGCGCCTTATACACACAGACTTAAAGCCTGAGAACATACTTCTTACATCTTCCGAGTACAGTAGAATTCCATACTACAGG GGTTCTTCAAGATCTCCAAAGGATAGTTCATACAGTAAGAGGATTCCAAAATCAAGTGCCATCAAAGTTATTGATTTTGGCAGCACAACATATGATCGTCAGGATCAAACTTACATTGTATCAACAAGGCATTACCGTGCACCAGAagtcattttag GACTTGGGTGGAGTTACCCTTGTGATATTTGGAGTGTTGGCTGTATCTTGGTTGAACTGTGTTCG GGGGATGCTTTGTTCCAAACACATGAGAATTTGGAGCACCTTGCAATGATGGAGAGGGTCCTGGGACCAATTCCACATCACATGTTGAAGAGAGTAGA CCGGCATGCTGAGAAGTATATTAGAAGGGGGAGGTTGGACTGGCCTGAAGGAGCTGCCTCCAGAGACAGCATCAAAGCAGTTCACAAGTTGCCTCGCCTTCAG AACCTAATCATGCAACATGTTGATCATTCTGCTGGTGACCTGATACATCTCCTGCAAGGACTGTTAAGGTATGATCCTTCAGAGAGGTTGACAGCTCACGAAGCATTGAAACATTCATTCTTCACTAAAGACAGTGTCAGGAGATCTTAA